In Aedes albopictus strain Foshan chromosome 3, AalbF5, whole genome shotgun sequence, the genomic window tttattcatggatttctccaaaagtttagtAATTCCTACTAGGAATTCTCTtgagattattttaggaactactgCTGGCATTGCTCTACGACTGCTActgggtttcctcctagagtCTAGATATTTCTGGTACgaatcatccagattttttttctctgggTTTCCCATGCATTAActgcaaggaatcctccaggaattgctggaggcctCTCAAGAGGTATAATTACAACTATCCTTGCTGAAAATATGTTTGCAAtcaattcaatttcaattaaatttatttctggaattcaacgttactacatttaataTTTACACTTACATTTCAGAGATTTGGTTTACCTTTCAGCTGAGAACAATACAAATTCATTTAAGAtacattaggggtaggcggggcattatggacacccggggcagaatggacaccctcaatattttgaaatatgcgaacttttttaaacttttaatgaatggagaatatagtccatttgtctaaaacgtagtttcaggaaagaaacattcgaaattaaaattatacttgattttacacgaaaaagttgcgtcctccgttttttgagcatggaaattataattttcacaccatctaaaataagatttagtgattaatttattgcaggtcgattaaaacctgatatttctagaacacatgcaagtagttttgctgtatctacatgcttaatatgtttatattttcttctttattatatcaaaaatcaagtttggaaatatcttctgctgccggggcaaaatggacactcacctttttgaaagaagcggcaagggaaaaatataagctaaatcacaaaccaaccaaattcttcgatttcggtacatttccggttaaatgttcactatagtagacatagggtgaaaaaaattggtcaaaaaacgacaaaagtggaaaatagttattctaggcacagctgtacatgccgacaaaaacgaagctttatccaaaacagcctgaatttaaattaactgaacaaaaatgagctacttcggcgtattattcaaccaaaatagttgttttgtaacgaaatgactttataggtgtaaataatgtacgaaattcgtaaaagtctcatggtgtccatattgccccatgggggtgtccattctgccccgtatgcttgaagacagtcatgaaaaaataacatttttcataacattttttgaagtggataaatcatttttcatcgtgagcattcttatgcaatagatgctaaatagactttaaaaggatacatgtatcaaaaaactaaacttttttgacatcttgccaggtaaagatggcaaaaaccttagggtgtccataatgccccgcctacccctaatacaacaacagggcccatatagccgaggcggtaaacgcacgggtattcagcatgaccatgctgagggtgacgggttcgattcccggtcggtccaggatcttttcgtaaaggaaatttccttgacttccttgggcataagagtatcttcgtgcctgccacacgatatacacatgcaaaatggtcattggcagaggaagctctcagttaataactgtggaagtgctcatagaacactaagctgagaagcaggctttgtcccagtgaggacgttacgccaagaagagagagagagagacattaATACAAACAACAGAAATTACTAGCTAAATGTAGCTCAGTGaggattccctaagaaattctattagaaggaatcccagcagtattATTTACTGGAtgtatttcgagaggaattctcaGGATTCATAGCAGGTGTTTCTGAAAGAGCTTCAAGAGTACTTCCTTGAGGAAacctgaggaattgctggagcaatcttaggaggattttccagaggaaccCTAGCaagcatccctagaggaattgctggagaagtctTTCGAGAAATCGTCttggaatttcgtcaggaatgcctgatgggatcctgtcagaaatttctgctgggattcctacccggatttctccaagcatagtCATTTACAAACAAtgtttacagcgccacctagtggcaaaaatcgaaagcttaagatttctgcatataaACTTTATCAAGACTTGATCAAATTTTGAATGGGCTTTTTTGAATCTAAAACAagtgattcaggaggtaagactttacATTTTTCGAAttctatgtttttcatataagagtGATAGTTTTGTAACTTACATATTTTTCCAAATACAGCGCCGGGTTGTCCAACAGTGCCCTGACCATTCGCATCAGGTAAATCAGCAGTGCCAAATTATTCTGCACCACATTGACCTTCACACCCTCGGCAATGAATGTACACATCCTCGGCAGCATCTCATGCAGTCCCGGATCGCAAGCCAACGATTGTAGTGCTTCCGCTCGCCGGGCCTCGTCTGACCCTACGCAAGCTTCCGTTATCTCCTTGTAGTACAACTGTTGCTCGACGGACAGCTCGTGGGTGGCCAACTGTTTGACGTGGACCGTTTCTACGTTCTTCAGTTTCTGAGCTTTGATGGCCGGTTTGCCGGTTGTGTCTTTAAGGTGTGCCCTGTCCAGTTTGTTAACTGGATTGACCGAATCCAGTGCTTGCAGATCCTTCGATAAtggtggaggattctctggaatcgTGGGTTGAACTCCGTCCACGCAAAGCCAATGCGCTCGCAACGTTATATCCAATGGAATCTTCGGCGGTGCCGTCTGGATAACATCCGCCAGATCGATTTCCTTTTCCTCGATAAAATGCAACTCTCGCCCTCCACCGGATGCGAACCGGAACGGGATGAAATCTGGCGACACAAAACCATACTGCGGCTCAATGTTTCGCACCTTCAGCGAGTGGTCAATATCCGCAATGGACATCTTCATCCGCTTGGAGTGGTGCATAAACTTGGCCGCATCCTGCACAATTTGCTTGAGCTTGAACGACACGTCGTCGGCCAGTTCCTTGGCGGCGTCATCCGGGAGGCTGCCGACACCGATACTTTCCGCGATTACCTTGATCGATTCCAGGGACAACGTTGTCCCGTACATGGTTTTGTCGCCATCACTCATTGTTCCCGGTCAGACACTGTTCACAAAACCGATTACCTGCGGAAATTTCACATAAAAGCGACCAGAAGCTCTGAAAACACGAACGAACGCTAATTTTTGTTTAGATGCAGCCAGGCAAGCAATCCGAATGACGTGAACGAACCAAACGCGATGATTAATGATGACTATCCCTGATGATGACAAGTCGGGACTGCCAGATGGGAACACTGTTCTGTTAGAGCGGTGGTTCAAAACACgaagaaaatgtaaaaaaaaatacaaaagattAAATTTAATCTTTCTAGATTGTGTTTCAAAAATGGAGAAAACAAGATGATCAACTTCCTTGTCAACAACtcctcatcgactctctcttcttcaaattgaaGTGGCAAGGCGGCATCCATTTAtttcgtaacgctaaaatcgttaTTCTTACTCCCCCCTTCgtgacgctttttgtatgaaaatcctaaaatgttTGTATGGAAACGCTCTGCCATACAACTCTGTATGGGGGAGTAATCGGAATAATTTGTCCTAttaggcttcttcttcttcttcatggctcgacgttcgcatcggaacttggcctgcctctcttcaacttagtgttcttagagcacttccacagttattaattgaagggctttctttgcctgccattgcatgaatttgtaagtacaataatacactatgcccagggagtcaagaaaattcccccccccccccccccatcctcTGCCACGCTATTTCcctataccttatacacgtactgtcacactttccttgaccccctcccccaaatgttacACGTAATttatttatgaacgttccctaaTGTGGAACGCGATGGCCACGGATTAAAATTTAGAGAAacacttttttatctgtatagcgcatttagttcaccactggactatcgcactagttttcacgagtgcgaaaacgctaataaaagtgcgcgattgcatcaaatcaactcggtgtcttcagagcacttgttctccatagattggagaaatagtgcgccgaagacatcaacctgatttgatgcaatcgcgcacttttatttacgttttcgcacttataatgtcgcagttcgcagtccagtagtgaactaaatgcggtatattaacgagatttttagcccttggctagttcatctcgggacccacgccttacttcccttccgaaggaagaactcacattttgcgagtttgtcgggagtgggattcgatcccaggtcctcggcgtgatagtcaagtgttctaaccatcacatcaggtccgctccacatttgagAAACACTGTTCTGTAGAATTTtcgacgcaaaaaatcctatacGATGTTGCTGGCAACCTTGCACGCAACGTCTTCCGCGCGCGCAATCTTCGCGAATCATCGCGCGTGGGATGACTGCTTTGCCTGCTCGGTGCTGATGCGGAAGAACCGGAAGAACACCCGCGAGAAGAAGCCGGCGCGGCGCCGTCGCAAAACAATCCATTCCAGCTGTCAAACGTCGCGCTAGAACGGGAACGGCGTGGCATGACGAGCATGGGCGAAAGCGAAATAGCATGCACTAGCGCCCGCATGCACATCAAGCTGAGGGTTGATGGTGTGTGCGAAAAAACAACAACATCGCGTTCGcgctctcatcatcatcatcatcatcagccatCGGCCAGCCAGCCAGCATCATCGTTCGGCAGCTACAGCTAGAAGGGGGGTTATCGCTGTTGACTCGTTTGATTGCTCATCCTTTTGGTGTTCGTCTGTCAGGCCGCGGTCATCATCCGAACGTCGTCGTGCGTGGAAAATCGCGTGTGTTACGCGTTTCTGTTCTCTGCCTGTGGTGTGTGCTAGTAAATTGCGAGTGTGAATTTAACGAGTGTGATTCTTGCTAGAAATTCGAGGCTGAAACTCCGGAAGCCGTCTGTGTAATTCCGTATTTTCGCCTGGTCACGACACGGGGAATCCTCTTGGTGTGGTTGATTGTCTCTGTTTTCCTGGCCACAAGTGAAAGGGAAAATCAGTGTGTGCGTTTGTCAGGAGAGCTAGAAGCAAAACACGAGGCGCGGCGGTACGACAACGGGATCAAAATTCGATCATCCTGAGCGAGGTGAACGAAATCGAAAAAGGCGGTGGTGTTTGATAGTTCTCAGTGCAATTTCTTCCGTCATCCGTAATCTGCCTAGCTCTTGCCTGGTAACTGTTGGATTTTCTTTCCCATATTCGTAAGTCGCACTTTTCACCTGAAAACGCGGTACAAGTTTGACCGTGAAAAGAGGAAGAAGACCGACCAAGTGAAACTGGAAATTTACAATAAACTCCAGCTAAAGAAACCATCAGGTGGACTCAGTGGAAAGGAAGCCCTTTGCTTGAAAACCTCGTCTGGAACTCAAGTAAGTACCACAAGCCAGAAATCCCAGCCATTTCCTTGGTATTACATCAGTAAATTCAATGCAAAACGTGTGTCGTGGAATGAGGGTTCTTCATTTTGACAGAGACGTAAAAATGTGCAACATGAATGATGAGAATGCGCGCAACACACATACAAACGATAGCCAGTGTTGTCAGTAATGTGGAAAAGTCCTGCTCCATTCGTTGATCCAGAAGTGCTGTGATATGGGTCACGATCTCGTCACTCGATGATGTGTTAATTTCGCCAATTTCTGCaaaagcttctgaaattagcGAGCAGTGATGGTAAATCACATGCTTCCTATTTATAACCAGTTCGGCGTTGTTTCGTATCTAATTTTTACACTTCGTTAGCTTGTGTGTTTTGGGAAGCTGTTAGATTCTAACATAAAATTATTACTGATAGATCTAGGAAAATTTCCGGAACGGTTCGTTCCGCAAATTCTTCAAGCATCCGTTGTACTTGATGAAACATCCATCGAGGGATTCTTCAATGATCTTTTAATTCCTCCTCACTGCTAGACAGAAAATATCTTGCTATATGATGTAAAGCTAAAGCTAATAGGTTATCGTATTGCTAATAAATTACAATCACAATTACAATTACTTTGTAGCCAGAGAAAGCGCAAACACAATAGTCAACATCGCCCAAGTAACCGCTTCCAATGACAACAtgcattttcaaaaattaataGATAAAATATCGAACGGAACTTActggctgcttaagatgctaacgCATGCTCAAGAGCAGATGAGCATCTTGAGCAGCTTTCAAGCTGATTTAGAAGCTCACAATGAGCTTGGTCGGAACTTTCGTTTGTTTTATTTAGCTTCTAAATTTTAAATGTAAAATGAATTTCTTCTATATTGTTCGCTTCCTTGACCTGATATATTAGGCTtctagttcaaaaccgaattagcgacattttttcttcgacttccgctgcttttgccttgcattaaacacaatgtcggaagtggggcgctgtgtagagcaccaggtgtacaatacagcgccccacttccgacattgtgtttaacgcaaggcaaaagcaacggaagtcaaagaaaaaatgtcgctaattcggttttgaactggaaacataataaagaTTGTATACCGACAGGCAATCGTATGAATAAACTTCCAAATTACAAAtttaaaaacctggaggaatatctggaaaaaattctagagaaatctctgtatgTACTCATGCAGAAGTCCCTTAATgggttctgggaggaatccttatagatgtttttgaagaaatcgctagaggaatcccaggaggaactcctagaagaaattccggaggaatgcttgattgaattcctgcaggaacgcctagaggtattcatagagaaatccctatattcctggaggaattgatggacgaattcttggaagaatttatgaaggcatctctggagggtttcatggacgaattcctggattgaatcctacaggaatttcaggagcaatccccagagaaataatccttggataaatccttgaagcaattcgtgaaggatatttctgaaagaattcctggaggaatctctgaacgaattcttggaaaattccctagagacattttgggaggaatctctagagaaatttctgaagaaatcccttgaattcctgaaggaatgcttggaggaatttccaaagaaatccctggaggatttcctggagaaatttgagtaggaattcctggaagattttctagagcaattccatgaggaattcttggaggagttcttagaagaatgcctggaagaattcttggaagattgcctgaatggattccttgaggaatgcctggaggaatctctggagaaactcctggaagaatacctgattgAATACTTAATGGAatgctctaaaggaatcccaagggaaatttctggaagaatatctgaaagaaagcCCGAAAGAACGCcaggaggaagtcttggaggaattcctggaaacatactaggaggaatctctggaggactccCAAGGgggcttcctggaggactttctgaacaaGGAATTACTGTATGAAATCCAGaggaaatttattgaagatttattggaacaattccagaaggaatctctggaagaatcactggagcatttcttggaagaatccttggaggaattctgaaggtattcttggaggatattccggaggaatccctgcagaaatctgtggaggaattcctgaagggatttttttatattttttaatttttatgtgTTCACTTCGTCAACTGACGTAGACTAGCACATACGTAACTGACATGCGATTAATAAGTCTTAATTAATTGGGCGTAGTTTGCTCGGCGTAGTTCGCTCGTTCCTTACgaaggaggagttcctaaaggtaactctagaagatttttttgaggaatcttacaagaattgttggagaaatccctgcagaaatttttggaggaattcctggaggtatcactAGAGGATTTTTCGGAagcatccctgcagaaatttccggactaatctggaggatttcctggaggaatcccaggaagaattcgtgaataaatcgcaggaggaattcctgaaaaaatctcaagcagagttgccgaagaaatcgcagaaggagaTAATGAAGATATCACAGaatgaattcatagaaaaattctgaagaaatgccaagaagagttttgtggaggaacttctgggggaatggaTTTAGAAAGTTCGACTGAATGGGATAGTTATGCTAaggaaacggctaagcagtctcgaggaaatcaaacgatactatttgattttacctaatgtttcgaccacttttttgtCTTCTTCAAGGGTTAATcgccctgaagaagaccaaaaaagtggtcgaaacgatGAGTAACatcaaatagtatcgtttgatttccACCAGTCTGCTTAGCCGTTTCTGTAGaataacttctagaggaatctctgtagcaatttctgaaggaatccctgtagaaattccggaaaatcccCAAGAGAAttcccggaagcaatctcaataggagttcctaagggaatctccaaataattcctggaggaatctctggatgaattcctgaggagttcctgaaagaattcctggaggaattccggaaggaatcccaagaagagtgcctggaggaattcttggtgaattttttaaaaagaatccctgtagttgttcctgaaagaatcccatatGGAATTCCCAagtgaacccctggaggatttcctggagaaattccagaaggggtTCCCTAGaatctttgcaaaaaaaatctgaagaattccatatctgcagtaatttctggacgaattattgaagaaatccttgactgCCCATTGtataaagggctgtttgcagttcagaaggaatttctcagcctatgtATATTGAtgtatgggaaattccttgcctgaatcgcttaaAAAACCGGGTTTTatccgatcgcagtacgcagttgcgaagaaatgacagtttaaTGGCAGTCactgaagaaagtttctgccaggaatcgcttaaaaagtttcttgagcgattactttcgaactcgaaactgcgcttaagaGTATcatcgacaaaagtaggcattggagaaaatgaatCCCAAAGATTCTACAGTTTACAGGATAGAAATGacctatttttttaaaatatcaaaGCCATCTatttttccagtgtgactgttatgcggttacattggtcaatgagacaaaatgacttggtatttttttcataaattctagaacaaacttgaagtttttttttcaggtagtcgAAAGTATTTGTTATTTGATGGtgatccccgatattaactcaatacTAGCAAAagatgcaaatgttacaaatatgcagttatgggcagttgaATGAACTTCTAATGGAGCTTTTGTGGAAAATTTAGAATTGCCtgtaagaaattctttcacaaaaattttaaacgaattcaaatgaaattattggagcaatctctaacggaattctggaagaaatagagaagtccctgaagaaatctgtaaaggaaaactagaaatgcctgaaaatctctagcgaaatttctgaaggaatcactggaagaacctctaaagaaatttccggaggaatgtggtgaaatccctcgaagaatttttgaaggaatctgtggaggaatccatgatggaatcactgaaggaagctatgggaaaGTTCCTGAAGCATTTTACGTCAGTAGGATGTCAGAAAGCAACCTGATTAAAATGGCTCTCGAGAGCTATCCGGCCGGTACCGGTGGtaagcagcgagctaggtggatcgatcaaGCGGAGGGCGATTTGCaaacccttcgcagagtgtgaaactggagacgcacagccatggaccgaatcGAATGGAAACAACTCCTACGTACAGTAGATGACACTCAGGCCTCAGTCTTACCGGTAAGGTAAGTGCCGGAGAAGTGGatggaattgggttgtttagtgattaAAATATAGCTACTTTCATATCATaatagaaagagctcatttttctgagtataacgttatTTTATAGCGTTCCAATACCTTTTTTATGGGCAAATAAACTAAAAAGTtttaggggaggaaggggtaaccccgtcaccttaagcattgggAATATTCAAAATTAATGTAAGAGGTAATTTGATATTTTGACTACGCAGAATGTTTGATTTATTAGTATTTTATAAGATTTGTgcattcaaattttcaaaatatgtttattctaatgtacataacacaaacatattaaatattgatgttgtTAATGCAGTtggggtaagaccgtcaccccaaTGGGGTAAGGCCGTCATAcctttttttcaagaaacttgaagattttaatttgaaaatgtttccaacatatttttccctggccaagttcgcaggggttgacggtattaaagtgaaggagttgcattttgattattgtaatgtagtgttctttagtgaaacatatcacccttttaacactttaatgcgcctccaacggttcatcacgaaccggctgctgcagatggagtatggctgatcatatgtatcagacatgctcgataaacacgaaggaaccgccggggctcagtagagtctattcccaagcaatagttccaagtcggttggatttgagaagattttgatgatcgttacaaatccttataaaagtattataggatttgtgacaggttttggaaccttttacagacagctgacttcaaaatgttgtttgggctctgtttcccacgtttctcggttgattttgatcagTAATTTaataatgtcatagtcgctttttcgaatttttacaatgttagttggtcatattttctttaaataaagcaattaaaatcgaccgaagaatcaatagtgggaaggagatttgcagcacttaattgtgctgatagattcgaagctaacgtgcgaacacttaaacgcattgttgacgtcaatgcgttcgacgtgacattttggacaaaaactgactgctttttattaactgaacaacgttttGTGTATGaccaggttgacatttctaggctacgcttgagaaaatgacatggtttatctaggtaggaccgataggacaattgaacgaatttgaatatttttcatagtatttgtagcgggatgaaagttgacatgaaatctctattattttaaaattttattgctatCAACTGACCaatttggcgtatttttgtttatctcttagatggtattatgacaccagcagaagttcagttacatgtttctgtgggttttggaccgatgacaatttaaggacacaggAGATGAACAcggagaagtagaaaacgattagcgaaatcaaggaaacaatttgacacaggatcgactatattttaacatacagggttcgattgattcgatgaaaaaaaaacaagcatacgacaactgatttaacgagaagtaaaacatattgaaccataccacaaaatcaaacaagaagacaaacacaaaccgtgtgaccataacactacataagCAAATCTTgattgactgaccaattgaaaactttccaatcttctaccgtagctttctgagtcagttgcaacagtgtcttaatggatatcattttccgcgtacggctggcaaactgcttctgaaagattacgtactctttcctatcttcgggtctagtgtagaggtttcaactctattcagagtgcagctagaaacctagcaaaaaaaaaaaaaaaaaatatcaaatcatctttggagcttccattcgatcaaaacactagtgcgatggggaaagttaaaaacagtatttttaaaaaactattacgacccaatgctaattactacacactttgctcaagttgacgacatcgtctagtccatcgtgagtattggtcctagtagggggaaagttgggaaagggtccaggctttgctatcagctgtcctgcagctccacctggtcactcttcaaaaaaaaaaaaaagaaaatgtttccaacatatttttgatgagttgtgatggttTACCAATTATTCTAATCAGTCGTTTTTTATATGAAACAGCTTCCCTATAATCGTTAATTTTAAAGTATATGCGACACAAATATTTCCAGAAGTCATTCgttatatagttttttttttcttaaatgagAGTTTTGGTTCcgtgccatttggccgaatgtcaatTAACCGGTTGCGGTTTGACCGAATGCCAAATGAGGAAAAATCTACTTGAGTGATCATGCCGTTGTTCTCCATGTACATCAGTataacccgagtaggtggaaaaatctgatgaatagcatattcagttatgattgattgaattactgaagagcaaaaacagatattgatttgattgatataagaggtaaaagaacagaaataatagcaaattctaatatggtgaactacttaaTAATAGCTCGCTAAGATATTAcaagaacaaaataatagcagacaagatttgtcttttttctaggaaaaaaaaatgtcaacatccagcatcgaacctatgacctt contains:
- the LOC109398865 gene encoding transcription initiation factor TFIID subunit 6 isoform X3, whose protein sequence is MSDGDKTMYGTTLSLESIKVIAESIGVGSLPDDAAKELADDVSFKLKQIVQDAAKFMHHSKRMKMSIADIDHSLKVRNIEPQYGFVSPDFIPFRFASGGGRELHFIEEKEIDLADVIQTAPPKIPLDITLRAHWLCVDGVQPTIPENPPPLSKDLQALDSVNPVNKLDRAHLKDTTGKPAIKAQKLKNVETVHVKQLATHELSVEQQLYYKEITEACVGSDEARRAEALQSLACDPGLHEMLPRMCTFIAEGVKVNVVQNNLALLIYLMRMVRALLDNPALYLEKYLHELIPSVSTCIVSRQLCMRPELDNHWALRDFAARLMAQICKNFNTSTNNLQTRVTRLFSSALQNDKTPLSSLYGALEGLSELGTEVIKVFIIPRLKFISERVEVHLQGSNISATDKIAAGHIRAMLQKACSPVLKTLRNPPDVVEEYKKDYGFLGPTLHQGVIKARTAPPPTPASTSASASAANVSLVTTTSSTPARPQTPLAGTSKPSSAISSGPLQRQTSQGGPSTVGGQQQKFVIVSQRQQTPSPSQEIDEYFC